The following are encoded in a window of Oreochromis aureus strain Israel breed Guangdong linkage group 10, ZZ_aureus, whole genome shotgun sequence genomic DNA:
- the b3glctb gene encoding beta-1,3-glucosyltransferase isoform X3 gives MSNRDVFYGCRLVAVLLICLELEDVVIGIQSQRNSYHARRSGQRKVEILQQAARLGQGVPVVVLLHELSQYEGDWSILPALPRLFAKYGHSASWLFFIEEETEVTLSALLEVLNRYPAQEEWFLGKRLRDNEASIIHHYAFSEDPSSFGYPDTAAGWALSAPLLKRLTERIQSENLKSDFTIDLKHEIALFIWEEGHGPKLTAVPEFCTEPRDGCATTFTTYLPDCGDPVSKNDVFVAVKTCQKFHSDRVPVVKATWEKDAGFLEYYSDVTDASIPTISLGVPNTERGHCGKTFAILRRFLSKAVPKADWLLIVDDDTLISLPRLRQLLRCYNPKEAVSLGERYGYGLIQKGYSYTTGGGGMVLSRTAVSRLLSSSCGCYSDDAPDDMVLGRCFTTLGVPITHSPLFHQARPDDYSEEMISTQHAISFHKHWNVDPVAVYRYWLQDTRPRDEL, from the exons ATGTCAAACCGTGATGTGTTTTACGGATGCAGACTGGTCGCTGTGCTTCTCATTTGTCTCG AGCTGGAGGATGTAGTGATAGGGATCCAGAGCCAGAGGAACTCCTACCACGCCCGTCGCAGTGGTCAAAGGAAAGTGGAGATTCTGCAGCAGGCAGCCCGACTTGGGCAG GGAGTTCCAGTGGTTGTTCTTCTCCATGAGTTGTCACAGTATGAAGGGGACTGGAGTATCCTCCCCGCACTTCCTCG GCTCTTTGCCAAATATGGACATTCAGCTTCCTGGTTGTTCTTCATAGAGGAGGAAACCGAAGTCACACTGTCTGCTCTGCTGGAGGTCCTCAACAGATATCCAGCTCAAgag GAGTGGTTTTTGGGTAAGCGTCTCCGTGACAACGAGGCCTCCATCATTCACCACTATGCCTTCTCTGAGGACCCCAGTTCCTTCGGTTACCCTGACACCGCAGCAGGCTGGGCTCTCAGTGCGCCGCTGCTCAAGAG acTCACAGAGCGGATACAGTCTGAGAATCTTAAGTCAGATTTTACAATCGACCTGAAGCACGAG attgctttgtttatttgggAGGAAGGacatggcccaaagctgacagCAGTTCCAGAGTTTTGCACAGAGCCGAGAGACGGCTGTGCTACCACGTTTACAACCTACCTGCCCGACTGC GGGGATCCAGTGTCGAAGAATGATGTATTTGTTGCTGTGAAAACTTGCCAAAAGTTCCACTCAGATCGAG TACCAGTGGTGAAGGCAACCTGGGAGAAAGATGCTGGGTTTTTAGAGTATTATAGCGATGTTACTGATGCTTCCATACCAACCATCAGTTTGGGAGTGCCCAATACTGAGAGGG GACACTGTGGGAAGACGTTTGCCATCTTGAGGCGGTTTTTAAGCAAAGCTGTGCCGAAAGCCGACTGGCTGCTCATCGTTGATGATGATACTCTCATCAG TTTACCCCGGTTGAGACAGTTGCTGCGTTGCTATAACCCAAAGGAAGCAGTGAGCCTGGGGGAAAGATATGGCTATGGCTTGATCCAGAAGGGATACAGCTACACCACCGGAGGAGGAGG gatgGTGCTCAGCAGGACGGCGGTGTCCAGGCTGCTTTCCAGTAGTTGTGGTTGCTACAGCGATGATGCTCCTGATGACATGGTGCTGGGCAGGTGCTTCACTACCCTCGGTGTTCCCATTACACACAGTCCACTATTCCACCAG GCCCGACCAGATGACTACTCCGAGGAAATGATCTCCACGCAGCACGCCATCTCCTTCCACAAGCACTGGAATGTAGATCCCGTGGCTGTCTACAGATACTGGCTGCAGGACACACGACCACGAGATGAACTGTAG
- the b3glctb gene encoding beta-1,3-glucosyltransferase isoform X4, protein MSNRDVFYGCRLVAVLLICLDVFAGDKHTGPDNAAEHRKHSVELEDVVIGIQSQRNSYHARRSGQRKVEILQQAARLGQGVPVVVLLHELSQYEGDWSILPALPRLFAKYGHSASWLFFIEEETEVTLSALLEVLNRYPAQEEWFLGKRLRDNEASIIHHYAFSEDPSSFGYPDTAAGWALSAPLLKRLTERIQSENLKSDFTIDLKHEIALFIWEEGHGPKLTAVPEFCTEPRDGCATTFTTYLPDCGDPVSKNDVFVAVKTCQKFHSDRGHCGKTFAILRRFLSKAVPKADWLLIVDDDTLISLPRLRQLLRCYNPKEAVSLGERYGYGLIQKGYSYTTGGGGMVLSRTAVSRLLSSSCGCYSDDAPDDMVLGRCFTTLGVPITHSPLFHQARPDDYSEEMISTQHAISFHKHWNVDPVAVYRYWLQDTRPRDEL, encoded by the exons ATGTCAAACCGTGATGTGTTTTACGGATGCAGACTGGTCGCTGTGCTTCTCATTTGTCTCG ACGTCTTTgctggagacaaacacacagggcCTGATAAT gcagcagagcacaggAAACACTCTGTCG AGCTGGAGGATGTAGTGATAGGGATCCAGAGCCAGAGGAACTCCTACCACGCCCGTCGCAGTGGTCAAAGGAAAGTGGAGATTCTGCAGCAGGCAGCCCGACTTGGGCAG GGAGTTCCAGTGGTTGTTCTTCTCCATGAGTTGTCACAGTATGAAGGGGACTGGAGTATCCTCCCCGCACTTCCTCG GCTCTTTGCCAAATATGGACATTCAGCTTCCTGGTTGTTCTTCATAGAGGAGGAAACCGAAGTCACACTGTCTGCTCTGCTGGAGGTCCTCAACAGATATCCAGCTCAAgag GAGTGGTTTTTGGGTAAGCGTCTCCGTGACAACGAGGCCTCCATCATTCACCACTATGCCTTCTCTGAGGACCCCAGTTCCTTCGGTTACCCTGACACCGCAGCAGGCTGGGCTCTCAGTGCGCCGCTGCTCAAGAG acTCACAGAGCGGATACAGTCTGAGAATCTTAAGTCAGATTTTACAATCGACCTGAAGCACGAG attgctttgtttatttgggAGGAAGGacatggcccaaagctgacagCAGTTCCAGAGTTTTGCACAGAGCCGAGAGACGGCTGTGCTACCACGTTTACAACCTACCTGCCCGACTGC GGGGATCCAGTGTCGAAGAATGATGTATTTGTTGCTGTGAAAACTTGCCAAAAGTTCCACTCAGATCGAG GACACTGTGGGAAGACGTTTGCCATCTTGAGGCGGTTTTTAAGCAAAGCTGTGCCGAAAGCCGACTGGCTGCTCATCGTTGATGATGATACTCTCATCAG TTTACCCCGGTTGAGACAGTTGCTGCGTTGCTATAACCCAAAGGAAGCAGTGAGCCTGGGGGAAAGATATGGCTATGGCTTGATCCAGAAGGGATACAGCTACACCACCGGAGGAGGAGG gatgGTGCTCAGCAGGACGGCGGTGTCCAGGCTGCTTTCCAGTAGTTGTGGTTGCTACAGCGATGATGCTCCTGATGACATGGTGCTGGGCAGGTGCTTCACTACCCTCGGTGTTCCCATTACACACAGTCCACTATTCCACCAG GCCCGACCAGATGACTACTCCGAGGAAATGATCTCCACGCAGCACGCCATCTCCTTCCACAAGCACTGGAATGTAGATCCCGTGGCTGTCTACAGATACTGGCTGCAGGACACACGACCACGAGATGAACTGTAG
- the b3glctb gene encoding beta-1,3-glucosyltransferase isoform X1, whose protein sequence is MSNRDVFYGCRLVAVLLICLDVFAGDKHTGPDNAAEHRKHSVELEDVVIGIQSQRNSYHARRSGQRKVEILQQAARLGQGVPVVVLLHELSQYEGDWSILPALPRLFAKYGHSASWLFFIEEETEVTLSALLEVLNRYPAQEEWFLGKRLRDNEASIIHHYAFSEDPSSFGYPDTAAGWALSAPLLKRLTERIQSENLKSDFTIDLKHEIALFIWEEGHGPKLTAVPEFCTEPRDGCATTFTTYLPDCGDPVSKNDVFVAVKTCQKFHSDRVPVVKATWEKDAGFLEYYSDVTDASIPTISLGVPNTERGHCGKTFAILRRFLSKAVPKADWLLIVDDDTLISLPRLRQLLRCYNPKEAVSLGERYGYGLIQKGYSYTTGGGGMVLSRTAVSRLLSSSCGCYSDDAPDDMVLGRCFTTLGVPITHSPLFHQARPDDYSEEMISTQHAISFHKHWNVDPVAVYRYWLQDTRPRDEL, encoded by the exons ATGTCAAACCGTGATGTGTTTTACGGATGCAGACTGGTCGCTGTGCTTCTCATTTGTCTCG ACGTCTTTgctggagacaaacacacagggcCTGATAAT gcagcagagcacaggAAACACTCTGTCG AGCTGGAGGATGTAGTGATAGGGATCCAGAGCCAGAGGAACTCCTACCACGCCCGTCGCAGTGGTCAAAGGAAAGTGGAGATTCTGCAGCAGGCAGCCCGACTTGGGCAG GGAGTTCCAGTGGTTGTTCTTCTCCATGAGTTGTCACAGTATGAAGGGGACTGGAGTATCCTCCCCGCACTTCCTCG GCTCTTTGCCAAATATGGACATTCAGCTTCCTGGTTGTTCTTCATAGAGGAGGAAACCGAAGTCACACTGTCTGCTCTGCTGGAGGTCCTCAACAGATATCCAGCTCAAgag GAGTGGTTTTTGGGTAAGCGTCTCCGTGACAACGAGGCCTCCATCATTCACCACTATGCCTTCTCTGAGGACCCCAGTTCCTTCGGTTACCCTGACACCGCAGCAGGCTGGGCTCTCAGTGCGCCGCTGCTCAAGAG acTCACAGAGCGGATACAGTCTGAGAATCTTAAGTCAGATTTTACAATCGACCTGAAGCACGAG attgctttgtttatttgggAGGAAGGacatggcccaaagctgacagCAGTTCCAGAGTTTTGCACAGAGCCGAGAGACGGCTGTGCTACCACGTTTACAACCTACCTGCCCGACTGC GGGGATCCAGTGTCGAAGAATGATGTATTTGTTGCTGTGAAAACTTGCCAAAAGTTCCACTCAGATCGAG TACCAGTGGTGAAGGCAACCTGGGAGAAAGATGCTGGGTTTTTAGAGTATTATAGCGATGTTACTGATGCTTCCATACCAACCATCAGTTTGGGAGTGCCCAATACTGAGAGGG GACACTGTGGGAAGACGTTTGCCATCTTGAGGCGGTTTTTAAGCAAAGCTGTGCCGAAAGCCGACTGGCTGCTCATCGTTGATGATGATACTCTCATCAG TTTACCCCGGTTGAGACAGTTGCTGCGTTGCTATAACCCAAAGGAAGCAGTGAGCCTGGGGGAAAGATATGGCTATGGCTTGATCCAGAAGGGATACAGCTACACCACCGGAGGAGGAGG gatgGTGCTCAGCAGGACGGCGGTGTCCAGGCTGCTTTCCAGTAGTTGTGGTTGCTACAGCGATGATGCTCCTGATGACATGGTGCTGGGCAGGTGCTTCACTACCCTCGGTGTTCCCATTACACACAGTCCACTATTCCACCAG GCCCGACCAGATGACTACTCCGAGGAAATGATCTCCACGCAGCACGCCATCTCCTTCCACAAGCACTGGAATGTAGATCCCGTGGCTGTCTACAGATACTGGCTGCAGGACACACGACCACGAGATGAACTGTAG
- the b3glctb gene encoding beta-1,3-glucosyltransferase isoform X2, whose product MKWPLSVDVFAGDKHTGPDNAAEHRKHSVELEDVVIGIQSQRNSYHARRSGQRKVEILQQAARLGQGVPVVVLLHELSQYEGDWSILPALPRLFAKYGHSASWLFFIEEETEVTLSALLEVLNRYPAQEEWFLGKRLRDNEASIIHHYAFSEDPSSFGYPDTAAGWALSAPLLKRLTERIQSENLKSDFTIDLKHEIALFIWEEGHGPKLTAVPEFCTEPRDGCATTFTTYLPDCGDPVSKNDVFVAVKTCQKFHSDRVPVVKATWEKDAGFLEYYSDVTDASIPTISLGVPNTERGHCGKTFAILRRFLSKAVPKADWLLIVDDDTLISLPRLRQLLRCYNPKEAVSLGERYGYGLIQKGYSYTTGGGGMVLSRTAVSRLLSSSCGCYSDDAPDDMVLGRCFTTLGVPITHSPLFHQARPDDYSEEMISTQHAISFHKHWNVDPVAVYRYWLQDTRPRDEL is encoded by the exons atgaagtggccattGAGTGTAG ACGTCTTTgctggagacaaacacacagggcCTGATAAT gcagcagagcacaggAAACACTCTGTCG AGCTGGAGGATGTAGTGATAGGGATCCAGAGCCAGAGGAACTCCTACCACGCCCGTCGCAGTGGTCAAAGGAAAGTGGAGATTCTGCAGCAGGCAGCCCGACTTGGGCAG GGAGTTCCAGTGGTTGTTCTTCTCCATGAGTTGTCACAGTATGAAGGGGACTGGAGTATCCTCCCCGCACTTCCTCG GCTCTTTGCCAAATATGGACATTCAGCTTCCTGGTTGTTCTTCATAGAGGAGGAAACCGAAGTCACACTGTCTGCTCTGCTGGAGGTCCTCAACAGATATCCAGCTCAAgag GAGTGGTTTTTGGGTAAGCGTCTCCGTGACAACGAGGCCTCCATCATTCACCACTATGCCTTCTCTGAGGACCCCAGTTCCTTCGGTTACCCTGACACCGCAGCAGGCTGGGCTCTCAGTGCGCCGCTGCTCAAGAG acTCACAGAGCGGATACAGTCTGAGAATCTTAAGTCAGATTTTACAATCGACCTGAAGCACGAG attgctttgtttatttgggAGGAAGGacatggcccaaagctgacagCAGTTCCAGAGTTTTGCACAGAGCCGAGAGACGGCTGTGCTACCACGTTTACAACCTACCTGCCCGACTGC GGGGATCCAGTGTCGAAGAATGATGTATTTGTTGCTGTGAAAACTTGCCAAAAGTTCCACTCAGATCGAG TACCAGTGGTGAAGGCAACCTGGGAGAAAGATGCTGGGTTTTTAGAGTATTATAGCGATGTTACTGATGCTTCCATACCAACCATCAGTTTGGGAGTGCCCAATACTGAGAGGG GACACTGTGGGAAGACGTTTGCCATCTTGAGGCGGTTTTTAAGCAAAGCTGTGCCGAAAGCCGACTGGCTGCTCATCGTTGATGATGATACTCTCATCAG TTTACCCCGGTTGAGACAGTTGCTGCGTTGCTATAACCCAAAGGAAGCAGTGAGCCTGGGGGAAAGATATGGCTATGGCTTGATCCAGAAGGGATACAGCTACACCACCGGAGGAGGAGG gatgGTGCTCAGCAGGACGGCGGTGTCCAGGCTGCTTTCCAGTAGTTGTGGTTGCTACAGCGATGATGCTCCTGATGACATGGTGCTGGGCAGGTGCTTCACTACCCTCGGTGTTCCCATTACACACAGTCCACTATTCCACCAG GCCCGACCAGATGACTACTCCGAGGAAATGATCTCCACGCAGCACGCCATCTCCTTCCACAAGCACTGGAATGTAGATCCCGTGGCTGTCTACAGATACTGGCTGCAGGACACACGACCACGAGATGAACTGTAG